The Streptomyces sp. SS1-1 genome includes the window GCCGTCCTCGCCCAGCACCTCGGCCCATTCGGCGAACTCCGGTTGCCCGGCCGGAGCGCCGATCAGGATCTCCGCGAGCCGCCGGTCGCCACGGACGGCTCTGACGATCGGCACCGCCGGCTCCGGATTGCCGACCAGCAGGAGCAGCGCCGTCGCGCCGTGGTCGACGAGCGCGTCGCACAGGGCCTCGGGGCTGAGCGCGTTCGTGTCGAGTTCGACGACGGTACCGCCGCGCGGAGCGAGGTGGTCCCGAAGGACACGGGTCCCCGACGCCCAGTAGACGCTCGGCTGGGTCGCCACGGCGATCCGACGTCGGCCCGCGCCGAGGAGAAAGTCCGCGTAGATCGCCCAGCCGTGGGACTGGGGCGGGGCCAGGCGCGCCACCCACTCCATCGGCTCCTCGGTGAGTGCGTCGAGCACCGCGGACGAGCAGAGGAACGGCACGCCGAGGGCGTCGGCCCGGGCGGCGGCTGCGCGGGCGACGACGCTGTGGTACTCGCCCGCCACGGCGGTCACGCCCAGGCAGGCCAGTTCGTCCACGGCCGCCGAGGCCCGCTCCGGATCGGCCGCGGTGTCCCGGACCACCAACTCCAGTGGTATGCCGTCGATCCCGCCGGCATCGTTGACGTCACGAACGGCCAGGTCGAGTCCTGCGAGCAGGTGTCGGCCCGCCTCCACCCAGCCGGGGCGCGTCAGCGGTACGAGAGCACCCAGGCGGACGGACGACCCGTCTGTGTGCTCCGCTCCGGACGGCGATGATGGCGTGCTCATCGGGTGACTTCTCCCCTGTGACGGTGCGGTCGCAGTCCGCCCGGCTCGTGCGCCGGCCGGGGCCGGCGGTTCGCGCTCATCACGTCTCGCCGCGGCGGGCATACCGGGTGATCATGCCGGTCATTGGATACACCACCATCGCCAATAGGCAACCGATTATTTGCTCGCCGAGCTGCCAGGCTTCATCGTCATCGGCGCCAACGCACGAGGGCCTGCACCTTAAAGGGCGTTAGGGCAGATAGCGCCACTGACATCCCGTCCGGTTCCAATGGAAGATCGCGTTCACGATGTCCCGGAGATCGCAGGAGCCGGCGTCGCCGGTCGCCGACCGGCCCAACCGGTTCTGCTTCCAGGCCATGATCACCGGTTCGATCAGTGTCCACCGTTCGTCGGAGAGGTCGCTGGGGTATGGCTTGCGCTCACTCACCCTGCCGCTCCCTCAGAGCGAACCGCGGCCTGGTCAGAGTCGCGTAGGAGCGGTCCCAGGTCCACTTCGTCTGGACCCGTTGACGAGCCCTTTCTCCTGCGGTGTGGACGAGTTCGGGGTTGCGGAAGAATCTGGTCACCCTGTCCGCCGCCGCTGCCGCCGGATCGCCGTCGACGACATAGCCGGTCTCACCATCGCGTACCGCGTCGGGGGCGCCGCCGATGCCACCCGCAAGGACGGGGAGTCCGGACGCGGCGGTCTCCAGGCAGACGATGCCCGGGCCCTCCACCCCCAGGCCGCGTCTGCGGTTTCGGCAGGGCATGGCGAAGGCGTCACCCGCGGCGTAGAAGGAGGGGAGTGTGTGGTGGGGGTGGATCACCGGCCCAGGCCGTAGGGCCCGCATCGGGCCGCCGTCCAGGCCGGGGCGAAAGACCGTGGTGTCCACGCCACGGGCCAAACGTGCGGTGCGAGTCCCGGAAGCCAGGGCCGCTTCGATCGGTCGACGGGTGCTCGCGCCCTTCGTGGCCAGGCCACCGCGGGAGCGTCCGAGGGCATGGTCGTCAGGCTCGCCGGGAGGGGCCCCCTTTGACGGGCCCCGGCGGCGTGCTGGTGCGCACGCACGGTCGTGGAGTCGACTGCGACGGCCCCGTTCAGGTCGCCTTCGGTGTCGGTGTGGGCGAGCAGGGCGGGCCCACTGGGCGTCAGTCAACGACGCACCCACATCAACGACCCGGTGATCAGAGAGGAGCGGCCCAGCCGGATCGCTGATCAGAGCGGACCCAGGGGTCGAATCGCAGCCGGGACTCAGAGTTGGAATTCGGCCGGGGACAGCCCCAGCGTCGCGCAGGCCTCGCGCAGGACCGTCGCCTCTGCCTGGGAGAAGTGACCGTCGGCACCGGCGATGACCATGCCGGTCTGGATAACGGCCCGGGCCTCGGTGGGCTTCTTGGCGGCCTTGGCGATCTCCTGCATGGCCTCGGTCTTACCGTGCTGGAAGTTCATCGTGAGCTGGTCGACATGCTTGTTGAAACGCTGCCGCAGCTGCTCCGGCGGGAAGTTCTGGAGGATATCGTTGCTGAGTATCATCGACTCGACCTGTTGCCGTTCGGCCGGACCCACCTGCTGCCGGCCGACCACGACGACCAGGCGGGTGTCGGCGTCGATGACGACCTGGTGGTTGGTGGAGTACCGGTAGTTTTTCGACCGCTCGGCGATGGTGTGGTCGCGGGTGGGGACCAGGGTGCCATCCACGATGAGCACGGTGTTCTTGGCGAACCGCTCGCGAGACCGGAGCGCCAGCAGGGGGCCGAGGTGGTTGATGACCCGGCCGGCCGTGGACTTCGAGATGCGGAACAGCGGGGCGAGCTGCCGCAACGTCAGATTGGTGCGCCAGTATGCCGTGACCAGCAGAACCCTGTCCTCCAGCGGCAGACTCCGCGGCCGGCCTCGGTGGACCACATCTGCCTCATCCCGACGCAGCATGGTCAGCAGCTTGCCGAAGCAGCGCGGGCTCAGTCCCGCGAACGGGGCTATCCAGGACAGCTCCGACGCCGTGATCACACTCGCCACTTCGTGATCATCACCCGGGCCGGCTCCATGCCGTGACAATCCCGCAGCTACGCTAACCAGGGCAGTCCACAGTGAGTAAGACCGAGGGAAACCGTGAACCGACCGTTGCTGTTCCTCAACGTGGACGGGCCACTCAACCCTTAGAGGCCGTTCTCTTTCCGAATGTGGTGTGCGGATTCCGCTGGTCAGGCATGAGATTGCGGCTGTGGCGGGAGTCTCGACTCGTTGCTGATCGAGTCGGTGGGGGTGGCGGATGCCGTCGATGCGGGCGGTGTTGGAAGCGCGGCGGAAGGCCGCTGCCGTGCGGGTGGAGGAACTCGAAGCCGAACTGGAGCGGGTGCGGGCAGGGCTGGCGGATGCCGAGGAGGTTCTCAGGCTTCGGACGATCGGCCTGGAGCAGTATCTGGAAGCGCTCGCCGAGGAGGAACAGCCGGCCGGGACAGACGCCGGTCCGTTGCGGAGGAGGCCGGTGGGCCCGCGCCGTGCGGTGCCGCATCGGCAGAACGCGGCCGGGGTCGAAGACCTGTCGGTGGACTACCAGGCGGTGATGGCAGCCGCGGCTGGGGCCGGAAGCGACGGGCTGGGTGCCCGGCGGGCGGCCGTGGTGCTCGGCTGGGACAGCGCCTCGGCCTCACGCGTCGAGGGTGCCAGAGCACGGTTGAAGAGGCTGGTGGAACGGGGCTGGCTGGTGGAAGCAAAGCCCGGGAGGTTCACCCTGCCGTCAGGACTGCAGGCCGACCGGATTGTGCGGCCAGGCGGCGGCTCATCAGGGCGGTCATCGACCAGCGGATGACGGCTTCGCTGGTGTCGGTGCGTCGTTCGTAGTCCCTCACCAGACGCCGGCTGCGCAGAAACCAGGCGAAGGACCGCTCGACGACCCAGCGGCGGGGCAGGGCCTGGAAGCCTCGGACGTCCTCGCTGCGGCGGACGATGTCGAGGACGAGGCCGAGGTGCTGGCTGGTCCAGTCGGTGAGGTGGCCGGTGTAGGCGCCGTCGGCCCAGACCCGGGCCAGCCGCCGGTAGCGCCCGGCCGCCGCCGGCAGAAGGGACCGGGCGCCGTCCCGGTCGGTCACGGACGCCGGTGTGACAGCCACGGCCAGGAGAAGTCCGAGCGTGTCGGTGAGCAGGTGCCGCTTGCGGCCGTTGATCTTCTTGCCCGCGTCGAACCCGCGTGAGGTGTGAGCGACGGTGGCGTCCGCCTTCACCGACTGCGAGTCCACGACTCCCGCGCTCGGCTCGGCGCTGCGGCCTTCACGGGAGCGGACGGCTTCCCGCAGCCGGTCGTGCAGCTCGGTGACCAGTCCCGCATCCCGCCAGCGGGCGAAGAAGGCGTAGACGCGCGGCCAGGGCGGGAAGTCCGCAGGCATCGCCCGCCACTTGATGCCGTTGTCGACGAGGTAGCGCACGGCATCGATCATCTGCCGGTGACAGTAGCCCTCCGGACGCCCGCCGCGGCCCGAAAGCCAGCCCGGAACCGGCAGAAGGTCCCTCACCACGGCCCACTCGGCATCGCTCATGTCCGAGCCGTACCGGGGCCGGCGCTGCGGCCGGTCGACAGCGTTCCCGAACCTGTGAGCGAGGCAGTCACACCCACGAGTGGACGAACTGGACCCGGCGACCACGACCACGCGACACTTCGACAACAGGGCCTCTTGCTCCTCGCTGGACTCGACATCCGCGAGCTACCAAGAGGCCCTTCCTTCATGCACCCGCCCCGGACAACTCACCCGAACCAGGACCCCGTTCGAACCTGCCCGACCACGCGAGCGGATAGAGAACAGGCAGTTACGCAGCCAAGCCGGAGAGACGTCCCGACGGCTAGATGAATGAGTCCGATGTTTTCAGTGGTCGTAGGCGATCAGTGATCGCTTGAGGGGGGCGCCGGTGGTCCAGTTGTCCCAGATACCGGCGGCGAAGGCGAGGAGTCGTTGTCCGGTGCGGGCAAAGACTCCGGCCGGGGTTCAGCCGCCGTGCTGTTCGAGGCTGAGCTGGCCTATGAGGGTGTCGATGACGGCTTCGATCCACTGCCGGAGCCGGGCGATCCGGATTGCGGAGAGGACTCGCGGGCACGTGCAG containing:
- a CDS encoding ABC transporter substrate-binding protein, whose product is MSTPSSPSGAEHTDGSSVRLGALVPLTRPGWVEAGRHLLAGLDLAVRDVNDAGGIDGIPLELVVRDTAADPERASAAVDELACLGVTAVAGEYHSVVARAAAARADALGVPFLCSSAVLDALTEEPMEWVARLAPPQSHGWAIYADFLLGAGRRRIAVATQPSVYWASGTRVLRDHLAPRGGTVVELDTNALSPEALCDALVDHGATALLLLVGNPEPAVPIVRAVRGDRRLAEILIGAPAGQPEFAEWAEVLGEDGTGIPFLRYLPERLGPLGERVRKELRERLGEAPSFVAFEGWDTVTVLADMMRSHSTDRAAIAESWPRVAVEGTRGPIRFSRAPGISVWQSAWTPIQVVDRDPAEPDRFRILHAG
- a CDS encoding IS5 family transposase codes for the protein MSDAEWAVVRDLLPVPGWLSGRGGRPEGYCHRQMIDAVRYLVDNGIKWRAMPADFPPWPRVYAFFARWRDAGLVTELHDRLREAVRSREGRSAEPSAGVVDSQSVKADATVAHTSRGFDAGKKINGRKRHLLTDTLGLLLAVAVTPASVTDRDGARSLLPAAAGRYRRLARVWADGAYTGHLTDWTSQHLGLVLDIVRRSEDVRGFQALPRRWVVERSFAWFLRSRRLVRDYERRTDTSEAVIRWSMTALMSRRLAAQSGRPAVLTAG
- a CDS encoding TerB family tellurite resistance protein produces the protein MASVITASELSWIAPFAGLSPRCFGKLLTMLRRDEADVVHRGRPRSLPLEDRVLLVTAYWRTNLTLRQLAPLFRISKSTAGRVINHLGPLLALRSRERFAKNTVLIVDGTLVPTRDHTIAERSKNYRYSTNHQVVIDADTRLVVVVGRQQVGPAERQQVESMILSNDILQNFPPEQLRQRFNKHVDQLTMNFQHGKTEAMQEIAKAAKKPTEARAVIQTGMVIAGADGHFSQAEATVLREACATLGLSPAEFQL